The nucleotide sequence AAAATTTCAAGATCTTCATCCCAATACCCAATCTTATATCGATTTCATTGAGCGTGAACTTGATGTTCCAGTTACTTTCATTTCTGTAGGACCAAAGCGTGATGAAACTGTATTTAAGTAAATCAATTTTGCTTACTTAAAGTGAATTTCCTTCACCACTTCTCTCCCTACTTTGGTGTTGATTTGTTCAATTATGCCTGCCTTTTTGAAAATTAATTCATTTCTCCAAGCCGCGCTTTTAACTTTTACAAAAAGAGTTCCCCCTACCAACTTTTCTACCTCGGAAACTTTTGCGATATGAACGCCTACCACTTTAGACCAATTTTTTAAGGCATAAAACTCATCAGCATTTTGTTCACTGAGTAAATCGTGATATACCTTGTCTAAAACTGTTGATACTGGCTTTGGTTGATTTCTGTACGACAATTTTCTATTATTTTGTTGATTTAATATTTAAATTGGTTTATGAAACGAAAGATCAATCACATAAAACAAGGGCTTTTGCTTTTTTTACTCTTAGGGTTCGTGACCTATACAATTCCCTTTTGTGTATGCAGTTCCTTTACTTCTTCGTCTTTTTCAAAAACAACTGCTTCTTGTTGCAAAACATCAATCACAAAAAAAACGAGAGATGATTTAACCTCAAAGTGTAAAAAGGATTGCTGCGAAAATATCCACCTCTCAGAAAAGATGTCTCCCGAAAAAGCCTTTGAATCCAAAGATAGCTCATTTAATGGTGAGACTTCTACGGAATCCTTAATCCATAATCTCTATCAATCCTTTTTTAAAATCTCACCCACTCAAACTCTCCAAGTAACTTACACCAAAGCCACTTCGCCTCCTCGAACCACCGTTCTAATTATTTAGATTTCTCCATTTTCTTCATTCATTTATTTAATGCGAGTAGTCGCACTCGATGTAATCTTTATCCAATCAAATTATATGAAAACGAAAATCATCATTTTGGTTATGATTTCATTTGGCAGCTTTTTTCTATTCTCAAAAAGCAATGCACAAGAAACCCCAAAAGGAAAAAACAAGCCTTCAATTTTTAATGCATTTTGTCCTATTTCAGGCGAACCGGTTAAACCCGAAGCAAATACCATTGAATTCGAGGGTAAAGTTTTCGGCTTTTGTTGTAATGGCTGTGATACCAAGTTCAAGAAAAATCCGGTGAAATATGCATCTCGCATCAGTAAGGATGGGAAGAAGTTTATCGGCAAACCCGATAAAGAAATGCATTAATAAATTTTTTTGAATTGAACTTATCAAAAATTCACTTTTATGCAACAGAAGTTTATAGTTAAAGGAATGACTTGTAATGGCTGTGCTCAAACCGTTTCCAACCAATTGAAACAGCACCCGGGAGTAGAAGATGCTACAGTTTCCTTTTTAAGTGGCGAAGCTACTTTGCAGACAGTACAAACCCTAAGGAGCGATGAGCTTCAACATCTTTTGGGGTTAAAGTACACGATTCATCCGTTTCTTTCATCTCCCCCTAATCTTAACATAGCATCTGAAGTTGAAAATGACTCATTTATTGAAGGTACAAAAATTCAGCCCTTGAAAGGGTTTTCAACCTATCGTCCAATTTTTTTGATTTTTGGTTACATCCTACTTGCCAGTGTGATTGAACCTCTTGCAACACGTTCTTTCAACATCATGCAATCTATGGAAAGGTTTATGGCAGGTTTTTTTCTTGTTTTTTCGTTTTTCAAGCTCTTAAATCTCAAAGGCTTTGCAGAAAGCTACGCTATGTATGATATTATCGCAAAAAGCTTTCCACAGTGGGGTTATGTTTATGCGTTCATTGAACTTGGGCTCGGAATTTTCTACCTCATTGGCCTACTTCCATTAGCAACAAATCTCATCACATTTATCGTGATGAGCGTGAGCATTGTTGGAGTCTTCCAAAGTGTAATGAGTAAGAATCAATTCCAATGCGCATGCTTAGGCACTGTATTTAACCTTCCAATGAGCAGTGTTACGATTATCGAAGACGCTTTAATGATTCTGATGAGTTTTCTGATGATAATTCTTCTCACTTATTAGCAAAGAGATGATCGAAAAAATCATACGCTGGAGTGCGAAAAATCGCTGGATAGTACTCACAGTTTACCTCGTGGCTTGTGGATACGGCTTTTACTCTGTTTCTGAGTTACCCGTGGATGCGATTCCCGATCTCTCTGAAAATCAAGTAATCGTTTACAGCGAGTATATGGGTAGATCTCCCGAGGTGGTTGAGAATCAAATTACTTATCCAATTTCCACAGCTCTTCAAGGACTTGCAGAGGTTAAAGCCGTGCGTGCGGCTTCTATGTTCGGGATGAGTTTTGTTTTTATCATTTTCAACGATGATGTCGATATCTACTTTGCAAGAACTCGTGTTCAAGAAAAACTTTCCACTGTTCAAACTGATTTGCCGAAAGGGGTAATTCCCAAAATGGGGCCGGACGGTACCGGAGTTGGACATATTTATTGGTACACGCTCAAAAGCAGAAATCACGATTTAGGGTCTCTTCGCTCTATCCAAGATTGGTTTGTAAGAAGACATCTGCAGTCAGTTGAAGGTGTTGCTGAAGTCGCAAGTATTGGCGGTTTTGTTAAGCAGTATCAAGTGGATGTATCCGCACAAAAATTGCAGATGTTTAATCTCTCAATCTTCGATATCACTTCTGTTATTGAAAAAAACAATGAAGTCGGTGGCAAACTTATTGAGATTAATGATGCAGAATTTTTTATTCGAGGGCAAGGTTATATCCGAACTTTAGAAGAAATTGAAAACCTTCCCATTATTACTCGTTCCAATGGAATCCCAGTGTTAATCAAACAAGTTGCTACGGTTCAAATAGGTGGAGACATAAGGCGCGGAATTCTTGAATCTAATGGAGAAGGTGAAACAGTTGGCGGTATTGTAGTGTTAAGGCAAGGTCAAAACGCAGATAAAGTCATAAACCGTGTAAAAGAAAAAATAAAAGAGATCTCGGTTGGCCTTCCTGAAGGTGTATCAATTGAAACCTCCTACGATCGAACAGATCTCATTCAAGCTGCGATTTCTACGCTAAAAAAAACACTCCTCGAAACTGCTGTCGTTGTTTCAATCGTTGTGGCATTGTTTCTTCTTCATTTCAGAAGTATCATTCGCATCATCATTGAAATACCCGTTTCAGTTTTGATTGCATTCATTTTGATGAAAACCTTTGGTATTTCGTCTAATATTATGAGTTTGGGAGGTATCATTCTTGCAATTGGGGTTATTGTAGATGCTTCAATGGTACTTGTTGAAAACGCTTATCGAAATATTGCAAAAGCTCAGCAAGCCAAGCCAGATTTATCCGAAGATGAAATTGAAAAAATTTCAGTGGACTCTGCTGTGCAAGTAGGAAGAGCGATTTACTTCTCTGAACTGATTATTCTTGTAGCTTTTCTTCCGGTTTTTTTCCTCAAAGGCCAAGAGGGGAAATTGTTCCATCCACTCGTATTTACCAAAACGTTTACGATGATTGGCTCTTTAGTTGTAGTCATTACCCTTATCCCAGTGCTGATGACTTTATTAATGAAGGGTAACTTTAGGTTGGAACATGAAAATCCTCTAACCCGCTTTTTTATCACCATTTATGAACCAATTCTTAAATGGAGCCTTCATCATCGAAAAACCATCCTTTGCTTAAATCTTCTTGCTTTACTGGCTACAATTCCAATGTCTTTAAAAATTGGTTCAGAGTTTATGCCGCCACTCGATGAAGGCTCAATTTTGTTTATGCCCGTTACATTACCCACGGTTTCAGCCCCCGAAATCGCTCGAATTCTCAAACGCCAAGATCAAGTCATCAAATCAATCCCTGAGGTTTCTGCCGTATTAGGAAAAGCCGGTAAAGCGGAAACCGCAACCGATAATGCACCCCTCAGTATGATCGAAACCATTATTCTCTTAAAACCACAGTCTGAGTGGCGAAAGGGATTAACCAAAAAGCAAATTATCGCAGAATTAGATTCAAAACTTCAAATACCCGGTGTTCGAAATGGGTGGACGCAACCTATTATTAACAGAATTAGTATGCTTGCAACCGGCATCCGTACAGATGTTGGCCTAAAAATTTATGGTACCAATCTTGACACCTTAGAGAAATTAGCCATTGAAGCAGAAACTCTCCTTAAATCCGTTGATGGTGCTGCCGATGTAGTAGCCGAAAGAACTCAAGGAGGCAACTATCTTGATCTCAGTCCTAAGCAATTTGAACTATCCCGTTTTGGGGTTTCAATTTCTGATCTCCAAAATTTTATTGAAACTGCAATCGGCGGTGAAAACCTTTCAAAAATTGTTGAAGGCCGTGAACGCTACCCAATTCGGGTACGTTTAGAACGCATATCTCGCGAAGACATTGAAGAAATAAAACGTATCCCATTTCCCGTCAATCCTACAAATACAAACCCGATTAGTCCTAAATTTTCATCTTCTTTTTCTCCGCCTGAAAATTCTAATTCTATGGGGATGAATTTATCCTCAACCTCACCTGTAAGCACTGCAAATCAAATTTCAAGAACTTCTTCATTGAATCTCTCCACAGTTTCTCTTAGCCCTTTTGTTCCATTGTCTGAGTTGGCCGAAGTTATATTGAGAAAAGGACCAACAATGATTCAAAGTGAAAATGGGCAGCTTCGTTCAGCAGTCCTTTTTAACATTCGTAATCGCGATCTTGGTAGTGTTGTAGAAGATGCAAAAGAGATTGTTTCCCAAAACTTAAAGATTCCATCGGGATATTCAGTTTCTTGGAGCGGACAGTATGAACAAAAACAACATGCCGAACGAACTTTACTTTTAATAATCCCCGTTGTACTACTCATTATCTTCCTGCTACTTTATCTCACCTTCAAAGATTTCAAGGAATCGATAATCGTGATGCTTTCTGTTCCCTTTGCACTTGTTGGGGGTGTTTATATGATTTTTTTCTTGGGATTTAATTTTTCTGTTGCAGTATGGGTCGGGTTCATTGCCTTATACGGTGTTGCCGTAGAAACTGGCGTCGTGATGGTTTTGTATTTGCACGAATCTTTGGATAGCAAAATTCAACAGTACTCTAAAGAGAATATCCCCATTATTGATAAAGCCATAATTCTTCAAGCCACCATTGAAGGGTCTGTCCTTAGGTTACGACCAAAATTGATGACTGTGATTACTTCAATGATTGGTCTTATCCCAATTATGTGGGCGACAGGGACAGGCATTGATGTCATGAAACCACTCGCCGCCCCTATGATCGGAGGGCTTCTTACCTCTGCCGTTCATGTACTTTTAGTTACGCCCATACTATTTGTCTATACAAAAGAATTTGCTCTTAAAAAGGGGTTGCTTACGATTTCAAAAATGTCAACCAAATTCGATTGATGTTATGAAACATTACCTTGTATTCTTTCTCGGTTTACTTTTGAGATCTGCCAGTATGTTAGGGCAACCAATTGAAGAACTTATTGAACAGTCTTTTAGTAAAAATTTAAAACTAAAATCTTTTCAATATTTAATCCGTTCAGCTAAACATAAAGAATACTCCGTTTCAGCTTTACCAGCACCTCGTATTTCGTTCGAACTTCAACAGATTCCTCTTAGTAACCTTAGCGTCAATCTTTTGAACGATCCTCTTTCACAAAACCTATCGTTTTCTCAAGAATTTCCTTGGTTTGGGAAATTAAATGCTTTGAAGAAT is from Chloroherpetonaceae bacterium and encodes:
- a CDS encoding DUF721 domain-containing protein; the protein is MSYRNQPKPVSTVLDKVYHDLLSEQNADEFYALKNWSKVVGVHIAKVSEVEKLVGGTLFVKVKSAAWRNELIFKKAGIIEQINTKVGREVVKEIHFK
- a CDS encoding YHS domain-containing protein, translated to MKTKIIILVMISFGSFFLFSKSNAQETPKGKNKPSIFNAFCPISGEPVKPEANTIEFEGKVFGFCCNGCDTKFKKNPVKYASRISKDGKKFIGKPDKEMH
- a CDS encoding heavy metal-associated domain-containing protein, giving the protein MQQKFIVKGMTCNGCAQTVSNQLKQHPGVEDATVSFLSGEATLQTVQTLRSDELQHLLGLKYTIHPFLSSPPNLNIASEVENDSFIEGTKIQPLKGFSTYRPIFLIFGYILLASVIEPLATRSFNIMQSMERFMAGFFLVFSFFKLLNLKGFAESYAMYDIIAKSFPQWGYVYAFIELGLGIFYLIGLLPLATNLITFIVMSVSIVGVFQSVMSKNQFQCACLGTVFNLPMSSVTIIEDALMILMSFLMIILLTY
- a CDS encoding CusA/CzcA family heavy metal efflux RND transporter; the encoded protein is MIEKIIRWSAKNRWIVLTVYLVACGYGFYSVSELPVDAIPDLSENQVIVYSEYMGRSPEVVENQITYPISTALQGLAEVKAVRAASMFGMSFVFIIFNDDVDIYFARTRVQEKLSTVQTDLPKGVIPKMGPDGTGVGHIYWYTLKSRNHDLGSLRSIQDWFVRRHLQSVEGVAEVASIGGFVKQYQVDVSAQKLQMFNLSIFDITSVIEKNNEVGGKLIEINDAEFFIRGQGYIRTLEEIENLPIITRSNGIPVLIKQVATVQIGGDIRRGILESNGEGETVGGIVVLRQGQNADKVINRVKEKIKEISVGLPEGVSIETSYDRTDLIQAAISTLKKTLLETAVVVSIVVALFLLHFRSIIRIIIEIPVSVLIAFILMKTFGISSNIMSLGGIILAIGVIVDASMVLVENAYRNIAKAQQAKPDLSEDEIEKISVDSAVQVGRAIYFSELIILVAFLPVFFLKGQEGKLFHPLVFTKTFTMIGSLVVVITLIPVLMTLLMKGNFRLEHENPLTRFFITIYEPILKWSLHHRKTILCLNLLALLATIPMSLKIGSEFMPPLDEGSILFMPVTLPTVSAPEIARILKRQDQVIKSIPEVSAVLGKAGKAETATDNAPLSMIETIILLKPQSEWRKGLTKKQIIAELDSKLQIPGVRNGWTQPIINRISMLATGIRTDVGLKIYGTNLDTLEKLAIEAETLLKSVDGAADVVAERTQGGNYLDLSPKQFELSRFGVSISDLQNFIETAIGGENLSKIVEGRERYPIRVRLERISREDIEEIKRIPFPVNPTNTNPISPKFSSSFSPPENSNSMGMNLSSTSPVSTANQISRTSSLNLSTVSLSPFVPLSELAEVILRKGPTMIQSENGQLRSAVLFNIRNRDLGSVVEDAKEIVSQNLKIPSGYSVSWSGQYEQKQHAERTLLLIIPVVLLIIFLLLYLTFKDFKESIIVMLSVPFALVGGVYMIFFLGFNFSVAVWVGFIALYGVAVETGVVMVLYLHESLDSKIQQYSKENIPIIDKAIILQATIEGSVLRLRPKLMTVITSMIGLIPIMWATGTGIDVMKPLAAPMIGGLLTSAVHVLLVTPILFVYTKEFALKKGLLTISKMSTKFD